From the genome of Malus sylvestris chromosome 6, drMalSylv7.2, whole genome shotgun sequence, one region includes:
- the LOC126624997 gene encoding suppressor protein SRP40-like, with protein MGEFSSENEIPSISHMISNLRATFLSRDFDRAEENLVAREVKLKREIKDLKNKNIKLEEQHQFDQLEMLKVADERNVANERYQKLLQEMKRGVGGDDNDAVIELMRKCSELEVEKKKLEVLLEREYSETERRLSRIEEKAEKLWNGNQSATSLPPVINLENVSKFNGNGSGAASAQDPSPSDPSHSKGNGDKQTSGAQKSLILVIDSDDDNNGNPEANDYSALPSVEQNPKVLKRKRTSSLSSSDTNDTDAMPLRQEEKKGAEEESQFLRSPVHMGDDCNSDDSSSSTSSSSSSDSENGNGGRSFYAAIQKVKATQELRYN; from the exons ATGGGGGAATTTAGCAGTGAAAATGAAATTCCAAGCATTTCCCACATGATTTCGAATCTGCGGGCGACGTTTTTGTCTCGGGATTTCGACCGAGCTGAAGAGAATTTAGTAGCCCGTGAGGTTAAGCTGAAGAGGGAGATTAAAGACCTGAAGAACAAGAATATTAAGCTGGAAGAACAGCACCAGTTTGATCAGCTGGAAATGCTCAAAGTTGCGGATGAGCGAAATGTTGCGAACGAGAGATACCAAAAGCTGTTGCAGGAGATGAAGAGGGGAGTTGGAGGAGATGACAACGATGCGGTTATAGAGCTGATGAGGAAGTGCAGTGAGTTGGAGGTTGAGAAAAAGAAGCTTGAGGTTCTGCTTGAACGGGAATATTCGGAAACGGAGAGAAGACTTTCGAGGATAGAGGAGAAAGCAGAGAAATTATGGAATGGGAATCAGAGTGCAACCTCTCTCCCCCCTGTGATAAATTTGGAGAATGTGTCTAAGTTTAATGGAAATGGAAGCGGGGCGGCGAGTGCACAAGACCCTTCTCCAAGCGATCCTTCGCATTCTAAAGGAAATGGAGATAAGCAAACTTCAG GTGCTCAGAAATCCCTGATTTTGGTTATTGATAGTGATGATGACAATAATGGAAACCCCGAAGCCAATGACTATTCAGCTTTGCCAAGTGTAGAACAGAATCCAAAGGTGCTCAAAAGAAAGCGAACTTCATCTTTAAGTTCTAGTGATACCAATGATACTGATGCAATGCCCTtaagacaagaagaaaaaaagggggcAGAAGAGGAGTCACAATTTTTAAGGTCTCCTGTGCATATGGGTGATGATTGCAATAGTGATGACAGTTCTAGTTCTACTTCCAGTTCCAGTTCTTCTGACTCTGAGAATGGCAATGGAGGTCGGTCCTTCTATGCTGCAATTCAAAAGGTCAAAGCAACCCAG GAACTCCGCTACAACTGA
- the LOC126625952 gene encoding protein SPA1-RELATED 2-like produces MEDAVAEEVNPLDPAEVAQLQGKENDYSLKSETGNPLECQEMRIPVDGDYPLSSQHEILEKVDMASYVNKLEHPYGGLGFMNDVGFMEEELTLRNYNSSNLAMLDTSNNQGRMQSRQNPQQHLFQLASGSGSGSSQVKTAVKDNGKAISGGLENEGATSFPGFWNKRELSDNHYDVVEELTNIENTGASANTYAGIRTKILSRPGFSEFFVKNTLKGKGVILKGPNHENGHIESRNLNSLKVAGDSLAASNPTMSMNANVVTSSSNGVNVGLRGGGSNHDENSLREWLNIGRPKANKVECLYIFRQIVDLVDNFHSKGVSLPGLRPSFFKLLPSNQVKYVCLPVRNEMLESMRDRDTSLLENSSIKKKQKISQNTRLHWPQFSSTAYFMHDNVNTSHINIARLQNRSDAFDEHNPRTRHEIRTISSNPHMDYAAQRFTPISELLEEKWYISPEELSEGCCTIFSNIYSLGVLLFELLAHFDSNSTLAAAMSNLRHRILPPNFLSENGKEVGFIMWLLHPEPSSRPTTRQILQSEVVNRLQEVSVKELSSSVEQEGAELDLLLHFLTSLKEQKQNHAANLLETIGIIEADVEEVERRHSLRKPLIDRGLYDESISGSKYMFVSKEDSRSEVLSPLFPVPSSNESRLMKNIDQFESAYFSMRSRIQIPETDSRIRRDKDLLRTRNNWYVGTKDEDKETCTDRLGAIFDGLCKYSRYSKFEVRGILRNGDFSSSSKVISSMSFDRDEDYFATAGVSMKIKIFEFNAFFNNSVDIHYPVIEMSNKSRITCVCWNNYIKNYLASSDYDGVIKLWDASTGQEFAQYTEHVTRAWSVDFSQVYPTKLASGSDDGSVKLWSINEKNCLDTIKHAANVCCVQFSAHSSHLLAFGSADYHTYCYDLRNTKIPWCVLDGHKKAVSFVKFLDSETLVSASTDSTLKLWDLNRTSTSDPSTDACSLTLGGHTNEKNFVGLSVSDGYIACGSETNEVYAYYRSLPMPITSHKFGSIDPISGKETDDYSAQWVSSVCWRGKSDMVVAANSDGCIKVLEIV; encoded by the exons ATGGAGGATGCAGTGGCTGAGGAAGTGAACCCATTAGATCCAGCAGAGGTTGCACAACTCCAAGGGAAAGAGAATGACTACTCACTAAAATCTGAAACCGGCAACCCATTGGAATGCCAAGAGATGCGTATACCAGTTGACGGTGATTATCCCTTAAGCTCGCAACATGAGATTTTAGAGAAAGTAGATATGGCTAGCTATGTTAACAAATTAGAACACCCATATGGTGGCCTAGGCTTTATGAATGATGTTGGTTTCATGGAGGAAGAGCTAACTCTGAGGAATTACAATAGTTCAAACCTAGCCATGCTTGATACATCAAACAATCAAGGAAGAATGCAATCTAGGCAGAACCCGCAACAACATTTATTTCAGCTAGCAAGTGGATCAGGAAGTGGGAGTTCACAAGTCAAAACTGCAGTCAAGGATAATGGGAAGGCAATTTCCGGTGGCTTGGAGAATGAGGGGGCCACATCTTTCCCTGGTTTTTGGAATAAAAGGGAATTAAGTGACAATCACTATGACGTTGTGGAAGAATTGACAAACATTGAAAATACGGGGGCTTCAGCCAACACTTATGCAGGTATTCGGACAAAAATCCTATCTAGGCCAGGATTTTctgagttttttgttaaaaatacaCTGAAGGGTAAGGGTGTCATATTGAAGGGTCCGAATCATGAGAATGGTCACATTGAATCTAGAAACCTGAATAGTTTGAAGGTGGCCGGTGATTCTTTGGCAGCTTCTAATCCAACAATGAGTATGAATGCAAATGTCGTTACGTCTTCTTCCAATGGTGTGAATGTCGGGCTTAGGGGTGGTGGCTCTAATCATGATGAAAACAGTTTGAGAGAATGGCTGAATATTGGACGTCCTAAAGCGAATAAAGTTGAATGCTTGTATATATTTAGACAAATAGTGGATCTGGTGGATAATTTTCATTCTAAAGGAGTTTCTTTGCCTGGATTGCGACCTTCTTTCTTCAAGTTGTTACCTTCAAATCAGGTTAAGTATGTTTGCTTACCAGTCCGGAACGAGATGCTTGAGAGTATGAGGGATAGAGATACATCCCTTTTAGAAAATAGTTCAatcaagaaaaagcaaaagataaGTCAGAACACTAGATTGCACTGGCCCCAGTTCTCTAGCACTGCCTACTTCATGCATGATAATGTGAATACCAGCCACATCAACATCGCTCGTTTGCAGAACAGAAGTGATGCATTTGATGAACATAATCCAAGAACAAGGCATGAGATACGTACCATATCCAGCAATCCTCATATGGATTATGCAGCTCAGCGGTTTACTCCAATAAGCGAGCTATTGGAAGAGAAGTGGTATATTAGTCCTGAGGAACTCAGTGAAGGATGTTGCacaattttttcaaatatctACAGTCTGGGTGTTCTTCTTTTTGAG TTACTTGCTCATTTTGACTCAAATAGCACCCTTGCTGCCGCAATGTCCAATCTGCGCCACAGAATTCTTCCCCCAAATTTCCTGTCAGAAAATGGTAAGGAGGTTGGATTTATTATGTGGCTTCTTCATCCTGAACCATCTTCACGCCCAACGACAAG GCAAATTCTACAATCTGAAGTAGTTAACAGGTTACAGGAGGTTTCTGTAAAAGAATTGTCATCTTCTGTGGAACAAGAGGGTGCAGAATTGGATTTATTATTGCATTTCCTTACTTCTTTGAAAGAACAGAAGCAGAACCATGCCGCAAATTTGTTGGAAACCATTGGGATCATAGAAGCAGATGTTGAAGAAGTGGAGAGGAGGCACTCTCTAAGAAAACCCTTGATTGATCGTGGCTTGTACGATGAATCCATCAGTGGAAGTAAATATATGTTCGTGAGCAAAGAAGATTCAAGGTCAGAGGTGCTTTCTCCATTATTTCCTGTTCCTAGTTCAAATGAGTCGAGGTTGATGAAAAACATAGATCAGTTTGAGAGTGCTTACTTCTCGATGAGATCAAGAATTCAGATTCCTGAGACTGATTCTAGAATACGCAGAGATAAAGATTTATTAAGAACTCGCAATAATTGGTATGTGGGAACAAAGGATGAAGACAAGGAGACATGCACTGATCGACTGGGAGCCATCTTTGATGGTTTGTGTAAATATTCGCGGTATAGTAAGTTTGAAGTACGTGGCATACTAAGAAATGGAGATTTCAGCAGTTCCTCTAAAGTAATTTCTTCTATGAGTTTTGATCGGGATGAAGACTATTTTGCTACTGCTGGGGTTTCAATGAAAATTAAGATTTTTGAGTTTAATGCTTTCTTCAACAATTCTGTTGATATTCATTATCCGGTGATTGAGATGTCAAACAAATCAAGGATCACATGTGTTTGCTGGAACAACTACATAAAAAACTATCTGGCTTCATCTGATTATGATGGTGTAATCAAG TTATGGGATGCCAGCACTGGTCAAGAGTTTGCTCAATACACTGAGCATGTAACGAGGGCTTGGTCTGTAGACTTTTCTCAAGTATATCCAACAAAATTAGCCAGTGGAAGTGATGATGGTTCTGTAAAATTGTGGAGCATCAACGAg aaaaACTGTTTAGATACCATCAAGCACGCTGCAAATGTATGCTGTGTACAGTTCTCTGCTCACTCCTCTCATTTGCTGGCCTTTGGGAGTGCGGACTACCACAcctactgctatgatcttcgTAATACTAAAATTCCATGGTGCGTACTGGATGGGCATAAGAAAGCTGTAAGCTTTGTGAAATTTTTGGACTCGGAGACCCTTGTTTCTGCATCCACTGACAGTACATTAAAGCTATGGGATCTTAACAGAACCAGTACGAGTGATCCGTCCACCGATGCTTGCAGCCTAACCCTTGGTGGGCATACTAATGAGAAG AACTTTGTCGGGTTATCCGTTTCAGATGGTTACATAGCATGTGGTTCAGAAACGAATGAG GTTTATGCTTACTATAGATCTCTGCCTATGCCGA